The following are encoded together in the Kribbella sp. CA-293567 genome:
- a CDS encoding ABC transporter ATP-binding protein: MIEAKGLTKRYGPTVAVDNLTFEVKPGKVTGFLGPNGAGKSTTMRMILGLDTPTSGDVRIDGQHYSDLKQPLSKVGALLDAKWVHPNRSARAHLSWMAASNKLPKRRVDEVLDAVGLTQVAGKRAGAYSLGMSQRLGIAGALLGDPEILLFDEPVNGLDPEGIVWIRKFMHRLADEGRTVFVSSHLLSEMALTAEELVVIGRGRLISQTTTKQFVDNASGSSIKVRSPQLDQLQSILQQGNLVTRIEDLVDEGKVLYVDGEITTDSIGETAAAQGIVLHELSLQRGSLEAAFMQMTGDSVQYHAHDSQQAPPVPPAEIVVAEEEKN; this comes from the coding sequence ATGATCGAGGCAAAAGGCCTCACCAAGCGTTACGGCCCAACCGTTGCCGTTGACAACCTCACCTTCGAGGTGAAGCCCGGCAAGGTGACCGGCTTCCTCGGCCCGAACGGGGCCGGCAAGTCGACCACCATGCGGATGATCCTGGGCCTGGACACTCCGACCTCCGGTGACGTCCGGATCGACGGTCAGCACTACAGCGACCTCAAGCAGCCGCTCAGCAAGGTCGGCGCGCTGCTGGACGCCAAGTGGGTGCACCCGAACCGGTCGGCACGCGCCCACCTGTCCTGGATGGCGGCCTCCAACAAGCTGCCGAAGCGGCGGGTGGACGAGGTCCTGGACGCCGTCGGCCTGACCCAGGTGGCCGGCAAACGCGCCGGTGCCTACTCGCTCGGTATGTCGCAGCGGCTCGGTATCGCCGGCGCCCTGCTGGGCGACCCGGAGATCCTGCTCTTCGACGAGCCGGTCAACGGCCTCGATCCCGAGGGCATCGTCTGGATCCGAAAGTTCATGCACCGGCTGGCCGACGAGGGCCGGACGGTCTTCGTCTCCAGCCACCTGTTGTCGGAGATGGCGCTGACCGCCGAGGAGCTGGTGGTGATCGGCCGCGGACGGCTGATCTCGCAGACCACCACCAAGCAGTTCGTCGACAACGCCAGCGGGAGCAGCATCAAGGTGCGCAGCCCGCAGCTCGACCAGCTGCAGAGCATCCTGCAGCAGGGCAACCTGGTCACCCGGATCGAGGACCTCGTGGACGAGGGCAAGGTGCTCTACGTCGACGGCGAGATCACCACCGACTCGATCGGCGAGACGGCCGCGGCCCAGGGCATCGTCCTGCACGAGCTGAGCCTGCAGCGCGGTTCGCTGGAGGCCGCCTTCATGCAGATGACCGGTGACTCGGTCCAGTACCACGCGCACGACTCGCAGCAGGCACCTCCGGTGCCGCCCGCCGAGATCGTCGTGGCAGAAGAGGAGAAGAACTGA
- a CDS encoding sodium-translocating pyrophosphatase has product MSRLLAVQAVDLSSSNTTVVIVVGAIAIFAVAMAMVFRRQVLAANDGTENMKAIAVAVQEGASAYLSRQFKTLSIFAVVAFLLLFLLPVHGDGNETTLKIFRSVFFLIGAGFSAVIGYLGMWLATRANVRVAAAARAEGREPAMRVAFRTGGAVGMATVGLGLFGAATVVFFFKGDAPTVLEGFGFGAAMLAMFMRVGGGIFTKAADVGADLVGKVEQNIPEDDPRNAATIADNVGDNVGDCAGMAADLFESYAVMLVASLILGKAAFGEQGLIFPLIVPAIGVLTAAIGVYLTKPRAGENGLRTINRSFYISALISAVLCTVAAYVYLPGDFAGLTGATDAIAANDGDPRVIATVSVIIGIVLAAVILALTGYYTGTEDKPVQDVGKTSMTGAATVILSGISVGFESAVYTALVIAAAVYGAFLVGGGGVVALFAIALAGCGLLTTVGVIVAMDTFGPVSDNAQGIAEMSGDVDGEAAQILTELDAVGNTTKAITKGIAIATAVLAATALFGSYTDSIYSVLNDAGDAAFNMDALVFDPSTLVGLIIGAAVVFMFSGLLINAVGRAAGAVVYEVRRQFRDIPGIMEGTGKPEYGKVVDICTRDSLRELATPGVLAIAAPIAVGFGLGASALAGYLAGAIASGTLMAVFLANSGGAWDNAKKLVEDGNHGGKGSPAHEATIIGDTVGDPFKDTAGPAINPLIKVMNLVSVLIAPAVVGMSAIGEDTNTGLRIAIALVAVAIIVAAVVVSKRRESVISDTPAEANVAA; this is encoded by the coding sequence ATGTCCCGGCTGCTTGCTGTACAAGCGGTGGATCTTTCGTCGAGCAACACCACGGTGGTCATCGTCGTCGGAGCGATCGCGATCTTCGCGGTCGCCATGGCGATGGTGTTCCGCCGTCAGGTGCTTGCCGCGAACGATGGCACCGAGAACATGAAGGCGATCGCGGTGGCGGTACAGGAAGGCGCTTCGGCCTACCTGTCCCGGCAGTTCAAGACGCTGTCGATCTTCGCTGTGGTGGCGTTCCTGCTGTTGTTCCTGTTGCCGGTGCACGGCGACGGCAACGAGACCACGCTGAAGATCTTCCGATCGGTCTTCTTCCTGATCGGCGCGGGCTTCTCCGCCGTCATCGGCTACCTCGGCATGTGGCTCGCGACCCGGGCCAACGTCCGCGTCGCCGCCGCCGCGCGGGCCGAGGGACGTGAGCCCGCCATGCGGGTCGCGTTCCGGACCGGTGGTGCCGTGGGGATGGCGACGGTGGGTCTCGGCCTGTTCGGCGCCGCCACGGTGGTGTTCTTCTTCAAGGGTGACGCTCCCACCGTGCTCGAGGGCTTCGGCTTCGGTGCCGCGATGCTGGCGATGTTCATGCGGGTCGGCGGCGGTATCTTCACCAAGGCCGCCGACGTCGGCGCCGACCTGGTCGGCAAGGTCGAGCAGAACATCCCCGAGGACGACCCCCGCAACGCGGCGACCATCGCCGACAACGTGGGCGACAACGTCGGTGACTGCGCCGGCATGGCCGCGGACCTGTTCGAGTCCTACGCCGTGATGCTGGTCGCCTCGCTGATCCTGGGCAAGGCCGCCTTCGGCGAGCAGGGCCTGATCTTCCCGCTGATCGTGCCGGCCATCGGTGTGCTGACCGCGGCGATCGGTGTCTACCTGACCAAGCCGCGGGCCGGCGAGAACGGCCTGCGCACGATCAACCGGTCCTTCTACATCTCGGCGCTGATCTCGGCCGTGCTCTGTACGGTGGCGGCCTACGTCTACCTGCCGGGCGACTTCGCCGGCCTGACCGGCGCCACCGACGCGATCGCCGCCAACGACGGCGACCCGCGCGTCATCGCCACCGTCTCGGTGATCATCGGAATCGTGCTGGCAGCGGTCATCCTGGCGCTGACCGGCTACTACACCGGTACCGAGGACAAGCCGGTCCAGGACGTCGGCAAGACGTCGATGACCGGTGCGGCCACCGTGATCCTGTCGGGCATCTCGGTCGGCTTCGAGTCGGCCGTCTACACCGCCCTGGTGATCGCAGCCGCCGTGTACGGCGCCTTCCTGGTCGGCGGCGGCGGCGTGGTCGCGCTGTTCGCGATCGCGCTGGCCGGTTGTGGTCTGCTGACCACCGTCGGCGTCATCGTCGCGATGGACACCTTCGGCCCGGTCTCCGACAACGCGCAGGGCATCGCCGAGATGTCCGGTGACGTGGACGGCGAAGCGGCCCAGATCCTGACCGAGCTGGACGCCGTCGGCAACACCACCAAGGCGATCACCAAGGGCATCGCGATCGCCACCGCGGTGCTCGCGGCGACCGCGCTGTTCGGGTCCTACACCGACTCGATCTACTCGGTGCTGAACGACGCCGGTGACGCCGCCTTCAACATGGACGCGCTGGTCTTCGACCCGTCCACGCTGGTCGGCCTGATCATCGGTGCGGCCGTCGTGTTCATGTTCTCCGGCCTGCTGATCAACGCGGTCGGTCGCGCGGCGGGTGCGGTCGTCTACGAGGTCCGTCGCCAGTTCCGCGACATCCCGGGCATCATGGAGGGCACCGGCAAGCCGGAGTACGGCAAGGTCGTCGACATCTGCACCCGCGACTCGCTGCGGGAGCTGGCGACACCGGGCGTGCTCGCCATCGCGGCACCGATCGCGGTCGGTTTCGGTCTGGGCGCCTCGGCGCTGGCCGGCTACCTGGCCGGCGCGATCGCCAGCGGCACCCTGATGGCCGTCTTCCTGGCCAACTCCGGTGGCGCCTGGGACAACGCGAAGAAGCTGGTCGAGGACGGCAACCACGGCGGCAAGGGCTCGCCGGCACACGAGGCCACCATCATCGGTGACACCGTGGGCGACCCGTTCAAGGACACCGCCGGTCCGGCCATCAACCCGCTGATCAAGGTGATGAACCTGGTCTCCGTGCTGATCGCACCGGCCGTCGTCGGCATGTCGGCGATCGGCGAGGACACCAACACCGGCCTGCGGATCGCCATCGCGCTGGTAGCGGTGGCCATCATCGTCGCGGCCGTGGTCGTCTCGAAGCGCCGGGAGTCGGTCATCTCCGACACCCCGGCCGAGGCCAACGTCGCGGCCTGA
- a CDS encoding class I SAM-dependent methyltransferase has protein sequence MTTADIRANYSQVATAYLGKWAEALAVHGRALADRLPLAGDGLDGGDRSFGGGSSPVSGSGRPDQARRLVEVGCGPGLLLSHLRRVAPGTQVIGVDLTEAMLRQAPAEFGRVAADAQALPFRSGVLDAVLMPFVLFHLPDLPSALSEVRRTLVAGGSFGAVTWSGHDPHPAYEVWVRVIDEHGAPPDPSPQMPSNEITSDPEKLGIALQKAGFGAVDITVERFRHQPTAAEFLEHSRVIGAMARRIAELPADRRTACLAEAERELSKLDADAFIESGTVLYATATAT, from the coding sequence ATGACCACCGCGGACATTCGCGCCAACTACAGCCAGGTCGCCACGGCCTACCTCGGCAAGTGGGCCGAAGCGCTGGCCGTCCACGGACGAGCCCTCGCCGACCGCCTGCCCTTGGCCGGTGATGGCCTGGACGGTGGTGACCGGTCCTTTGGTGGCGGGTCGTCCCCGGTTAGCGGGTCGGGGCGTCCGGATCAGGCGCGGCGGTTGGTCGAGGTGGGGTGTGGGCCGGGGTTGCTGTTGTCGCATCTGCGGCGGGTGGCTCCAGGGACTCAGGTGATCGGAGTGGACCTGACCGAGGCGATGCTTCGGCAGGCGCCGGCCGAGTTCGGCCGGGTGGCAGCGGATGCTCAGGCGTTGCCTTTCCGCTCCGGGGTGCTCGACGCCGTGTTGATGCCGTTCGTGCTGTTCCATCTTCCTGATCTCCCGTCGGCGCTCTCGGAGGTACGCCGGACGCTGGTGGCGGGTGGCTCGTTCGGGGCTGTCACCTGGTCCGGTCATGACCCGCACCCGGCGTACGAGGTGTGGGTGCGGGTGATCGACGAGCACGGCGCTCCGCCTGACCCGTCGCCCCAGATGCCCTCGAACGAGATCACCTCCGATCCCGAGAAGCTCGGGATCGCCTTGCAGAAGGCAGGTTTCGGTGCTGTCGACATCACCGTCGAGCGCTTCCGGCACCAGCCGACGGCGGCTGAGTTCCTCGAGCACTCGCGGGTGATCGGTGCGATGGCCAGACGAATCGCCGAGCTCCCCGCGGACCGGCGTACTGCGTGTCTGGCCGAGGCCGAGCGTGAGCTGAGCAAACTGGACGCCGACGCGTTCATCGAATCCGGAACAGTTCTCTACGCGACCGCCACAGCCACCTGA
- a CDS encoding class I SAM-dependent methyltransferase, with amino-acid sequence MDERVLGAELVERLRGAFEAAAYTVDGVAERLGPQANGALARNETTLAFQRTGAGDPLDTMIRLFLLQRVVPLESVEKAFPGVVGDLVALGILNVAEDQLAAALDLRPYAEDDRYWWVIADLTPGLDGRREPMRPDYVLGIAPASLSLVKLTVPIKAGRALDVGTGCGIQALHLADRIGHLVATDVNPRALRLTRWTAALNRVELDVRDGSLYEPVAGERFDLIVSNPPYVIAPPAADARLTYRETGFAGDAVVEQLVRQAPQHLTEGGWCQLLANWTCVRGQDWRERVAGWTGDRSSWAVQREQLDPAEYVELWLRDAGLHGRPEYTSRYDAWLRWLDEQQVEAIGMGWINLHNTAGSTQAEEWPYEIEQPIGPHVLDRFERIEGLPAELTGLHLTMADDLVQETAGQPGAEDPATIVLRRQRGMRRAEQVDTVLAGFVGACDGELSVGQILDALASLLQRDDLHAEYLPKIANLVTEGFLTAEG; translated from the coding sequence ATGGACGAGCGAGTGCTGGGTGCGGAGCTGGTCGAGCGGTTGCGCGGTGCCTTCGAGGCAGCGGCGTACACGGTCGACGGAGTGGCGGAGCGGTTGGGGCCGCAGGCCAACGGTGCGTTGGCGCGCAACGAGACGACGCTTGCCTTCCAACGGACCGGCGCGGGTGATCCGCTGGACACGATGATCCGGTTGTTCCTGCTGCAACGGGTCGTGCCGCTGGAGTCGGTGGAGAAGGCGTTCCCCGGCGTGGTCGGTGATTTGGTTGCCCTAGGCATCTTAAATGTGGCCGAGGATCAGCTGGCGGCGGCGCTCGATCTGCGGCCGTACGCGGAAGACGACCGGTACTGGTGGGTGATCGCGGATCTGACGCCGGGGCTGGACGGCCGGCGCGAGCCGATGCGGCCGGACTACGTGCTGGGAATCGCGCCGGCGAGCCTGAGTCTGGTGAAGCTGACCGTGCCGATCAAGGCCGGGAGGGCGCTCGACGTCGGGACCGGCTGCGGGATCCAGGCGTTGCACCTCGCCGACCGGATCGGCCACCTCGTCGCCACTGATGTGAATCCGCGCGCGCTTCGGCTGACCCGATGGACCGCCGCCCTCAACCGCGTCGAGCTGGACGTGCGTGACGGCAGTCTCTACGAGCCGGTCGCGGGAGAGCGGTTCGACCTGATCGTGAGCAATCCGCCGTACGTGATCGCGCCACCGGCTGCCGACGCGCGGCTCACCTACCGCGAGACGGGGTTCGCTGGAGATGCGGTGGTCGAGCAACTGGTTCGGCAAGCACCGCAGCATCTGACCGAAGGTGGCTGGTGTCAGCTGCTCGCCAACTGGACCTGCGTCCGTGGTCAGGACTGGCGCGAGCGGGTCGCCGGCTGGACCGGCGACAGATCCAGCTGGGCGGTGCAACGCGAGCAGCTCGACCCCGCGGAGTACGTCGAGCTGTGGTTGCGTGACGCCGGTTTGCACGGGCGTCCGGAGTACACGAGCCGGTACGACGCCTGGCTGCGGTGGCTCGACGAGCAACAGGTCGAGGCGATCGGGATGGGCTGGATCAATCTGCACAACACGGCGGGCAGCACGCAGGCCGAGGAATGGCCGTACGAGATCGAGCAACCGATCGGTCCGCACGTGCTCGACAGGTTCGAGCGGATCGAAGGGTTGCCGGCTGAGCTGACCGGGCTGCACCTGACGATGGCCGACGACCTGGTGCAGGAGACGGCCGGGCAGCCGGGCGCCGAGGACCCGGCGACCATCGTGCTGCGGCGGCAGCGTGGCATGCGCCGGGCCGAGCAGGTGGACACGGTGCTCGCCGGGTTCGTCGGTGCCTGCGACGGGGAGCTGAGCGTCGGTCAGATCCTCGACGCGCTCGCCAGTCTGCTGCAGCGCGACGATCTGCACGCCGAGTACCTGCCGAAGATCGCGAACCTCGTCACCGAAGGTTTCCTGACGGCCGAGGGCTGA
- a CDS encoding GGDEF domain-containing protein, whose protein sequence is MRETSGVTARIAAAMTRAQSGDPAGAATDIRLLLAELGPEPTSERAAAEYVRAVAAHHAADAETALDAVDGCIRVSRAIDEPGWEANALAVRIVTLIRTGEGGDSVADLVAAENALARTRDAGLASWAHTGLGYAYDLLRLFELCIPHFELAAAAGVDPLGLPESPAITRLNLAESNLRWAHELERLGDPEYDEEIKRRCDEARRWAAEANEVIVRANLIGYWPMTGRLWLAATDFDTDPAEAAVILKDCREQLTKLGSLELAAIAGAYLAMAYASAGRLDEAMEAAARSATDLPPTSDPPVEALVRHTAVRIVADSGDIGAASGLQYARAIARGWWAERLRGLYAVRSALATHDLSIRHDAEWRAAREDPLTGVGNRRALDERMSAALESGRSIAVLAIDVDNLKVVNDSHGHACGDEVLRRVAQLLTEQCRADDLVARAGGDEFVVVLDNPDDRGAGELVERIKTAAERVARGAVEPWFAMLRLSIGHASSTEGTPVADLLTAADSRMYEEKRHRRPRT, encoded by the coding sequence GTGCGGGAAACGTCGGGGGTGACCGCGCGAATCGCGGCTGCGATGACGCGGGCCCAGTCGGGAGACCCGGCCGGTGCGGCGACCGACATCCGGTTGCTGCTGGCCGAGCTCGGCCCGGAGCCGACCAGCGAACGCGCCGCCGCGGAGTACGTGCGAGCCGTTGCCGCGCACCACGCCGCCGACGCCGAGACGGCGCTGGACGCGGTCGACGGTTGCATCCGGGTCTCCCGCGCGATCGACGAGCCCGGCTGGGAGGCGAACGCGCTCGCGGTCCGGATCGTCACCCTGATCCGCACCGGTGAGGGTGGCGACTCGGTAGCCGACCTTGTCGCCGCGGAGAACGCCCTGGCGAGGACCCGGGACGCGGGGCTGGCCAGCTGGGCTCATACCGGCCTCGGCTACGCCTATGACCTGCTGCGCCTGTTCGAGCTGTGCATCCCGCACTTCGAGCTCGCTGCCGCGGCCGGCGTGGATCCGCTCGGACTGCCCGAGTCGCCCGCGATCACCCGGCTCAACCTGGCCGAGTCCAATCTCCGCTGGGCGCACGAACTGGAGCGGCTCGGCGACCCGGAGTACGACGAGGAGATCAAGCGTCGGTGCGACGAAGCCAGGCGGTGGGCGGCCGAGGCGAACGAGGTGATCGTCCGCGCGAACCTGATCGGCTACTGGCCGATGACCGGACGGCTGTGGCTGGCGGCCACCGACTTCGACACCGATCCGGCCGAAGCCGCGGTGATTTTGAAGGACTGCCGTGAGCAGCTGACCAAGCTCGGCTCCCTCGAACTGGCTGCCATCGCGGGCGCCTACCTGGCAATGGCCTACGCGTCGGCCGGCCGGCTGGACGAGGCGATGGAAGCCGCCGCGCGGTCCGCGACCGACCTGCCACCCACCTCGGATCCGCCGGTCGAAGCGCTGGTGCGCCACACCGCGGTGCGGATCGTCGCCGACTCCGGCGACATCGGCGCCGCCTCCGGCCTGCAGTACGCGCGAGCCATCGCGCGTGGTTGGTGGGCGGAGCGGCTGCGCGGTCTGTACGCCGTACGGAGCGCACTCGCGACCCATGACCTGTCCATCCGGCACGACGCCGAGTGGCGAGCCGCCCGCGAGGACCCACTGACCGGCGTCGGCAACCGCCGCGCGCTCGACGAGCGGATGAGCGCGGCGCTGGAGTCGGGCCGCTCGATCGCGGTGCTCGCGATCGACGTCGACAACCTGAAGGTCGTCAACGACAGCCACGGCCACGCCTGCGGCGACGAGGTACTGCGCCGCGTCGCCCAACTGCTGACCGAGCAGTGCCGCGCCGACGACCTCGTCGCGCGAGCAGGCGGCGACGAGTTCGTCGTCGTCCTGGACAACCCCGACGACCGCGGAGCCGGCGAGCTGGTCGAACGGATCAAAACGGCCGCCGAACGGGTGGCCCGCGGCGCCGTCGAGCCGTGGTTCGCCATGCTCAGGCTCAGCATCGGCCACGCCAGCAGCACCGAAGGCACCCCCGTCGCCGACCTGCTCACCGCCGCCGACAGCCGCATGTACGAAGAAAAGCGTCACCGCCGTCCCCGCACCTGA
- a CDS encoding STAS domain-containing protein, producing MQQFTGSEAEVDLSLTTRTEGGRTVVEVGGEIDVYTAPKLRETIVTLVDGGHYDLVVDLERVEFLDSTGLGVLVGGLKRVRTHDGSLSLVCTQERLLKIFRITGLTKVFEIHPDVASAI from the coding sequence ATGCAACAGTTCACGGGATCGGAGGCCGAAGTGGATCTGTCGCTGACGACGCGCACAGAGGGTGGGCGCACCGTCGTCGAGGTGGGTGGGGAGATCGATGTCTACACCGCGCCGAAGCTCCGCGAAACCATCGTCACACTGGTCGACGGAGGGCACTACGACCTCGTCGTCGACCTGGAAAGGGTGGAGTTCCTGGACTCCACCGGCCTCGGTGTCCTGGTCGGCGGACTGAAACGGGTGCGCACCCACGACGGCTCGCTGTCGCTGGTCTGCACCCAGGAACGACTGCTGAAGATCTTCCGGATCACCGGCCTGACCAAGGTCTTCGAGATCCACCCGGACGTCGCCTCGGCCATCTGA
- a CDS encoding DUF2785 domain-containing protein has translation MTDWAQVRANGFAVPAGRPVDELVAELSGMLRSPDPVVRDGQAYSTLATWIGEGVLDTDALRALGDEMVGRFADPEIQARTFAPLILDAIVSEGVFEPAWVPPFERWYVAEEDLRGFDPKLGWLHAVAHGSDLLGALARVPAVEPVQMLRLGVGRLLTPTEYVLRDLEDDRLGVALGVALTRPDLSKEDALGWLDPAVRAVVTTPTAGFAPEISNTLRTLRVVHLLVDHGVRLDDEHPNVQIPHGDEVKAKLLEVFRAATPYYF, from the coding sequence ATGACCGATTGGGCGCAGGTCCGCGCGAACGGGTTCGCCGTACCGGCCGGGCGTCCGGTCGACGAGTTGGTGGCCGAGTTGTCCGGGATGCTCCGGTCGCCCGATCCAGTGGTCCGGGACGGGCAGGCCTACTCGACGCTCGCCACCTGGATCGGTGAAGGAGTGCTCGACACCGACGCGCTGCGGGCGCTCGGCGACGAGATGGTGGGCCGGTTCGCCGATCCGGAGATCCAGGCCCGGACGTTCGCCCCGCTGATCCTCGACGCGATCGTGTCCGAGGGCGTCTTCGAGCCGGCCTGGGTGCCGCCGTTCGAGCGCTGGTACGTCGCGGAGGAGGATCTGCGCGGCTTCGACCCCAAGCTCGGCTGGTTGCACGCCGTCGCGCACGGGAGCGACCTGCTGGGGGCTCTGGCGCGGGTTCCGGCCGTCGAGCCCGTTCAGATGCTCCGGCTGGGCGTGGGACGGCTCCTGACGCCGACGGAGTACGTGCTGCGTGATCTGGAGGACGATCGGCTCGGCGTCGCCCTGGGCGTCGCGCTGACCCGGCCGGATCTGTCGAAGGAGGACGCGCTCGGCTGGCTCGATCCGGCGGTCCGGGCCGTCGTCACCACCCCGACCGCCGGTTTCGCGCCGGAGATCTCGAACACGCTCCGCACTCTGCGCGTGGTTCACCTCCTGGTCGACCACGGTGTCCGCCTCGACGACGAGCACCCGAACGTGCAGATCCCGCACGGCGACGAGGTGAAGGCCAAACTGCTGGAAGTCTTCCGCGCCGCCACCCCGTACTACTTCTGA